A genomic region of Pseudoxanthomonas suwonensis contains the following coding sequences:
- a CDS encoding DMT family protein: MPSLPFNAFVVPVVLLLGSNVFMTFAWYGHLKYKHAPLLTVILVSWGIAFFEYLLMVPANRMGSAVYSVVQLKTIQEIITLVVFAGFSAWYLGQPLKWNHYAAFVLIVGAAFLMFYEGPGAAT, translated from the coding sequence ATGCCTTCCCTCCCCTTCAACGCCTTCGTCGTCCCGGTCGTGCTGCTGCTCGGCAGCAACGTGTTCATGACCTTCGCCTGGTACGGGCACCTGAAGTACAAGCACGCGCCGCTGCTGACCGTGATCCTGGTCAGCTGGGGCATCGCCTTCTTCGAATACCTGCTGATGGTGCCGGCCAACCGCATGGGCAGCGCGGTCTACTCGGTGGTCCAGCTCAAGACCATCCAGGAGATCATCACCCTGGTGGTGTTCGCCGGCTTCTCGGCCTGGTACCTGGGCCAGCCGCTGAAGTGGAACCACTACGCGGCCTTCGTGCTGATCGTCGGCGCCGCGTTCCTGATGTTCTACGAGGGGCCCGGGGCGGCGACCTGA
- a CDS encoding 16S rRNA (uracil(1498)-N(3))-methyltransferase, whose amino-acid sequence MRLTRCHVELPLQPGAELALPERAAAHLVRVLRLREGDACVLFNGDGHDYPARLAAVGKREVRVEVLDRQPVDNESPLRIVLLQGIARGEKMDLILQKATELGVAAIVPVSGERTEVRLDAERAEKRLAHWRSVVESACEQSGRARVPALSAPAALDAAARTLQGDGLRLVLDPQGEHRLDSLASPADAQVWIAIGPEGGWSPRDRDILQAAGFTGLRLGPRVLRTETAGLAAIAALQARFGDL is encoded by the coding sequence ATGCGCCTGACCCGCTGCCACGTCGAGCTGCCACTGCAGCCCGGCGCCGAGCTGGCCCTGCCCGAGCGCGCCGCCGCCCACCTGGTGCGGGTGCTGCGCCTGCGCGAGGGCGACGCCTGCGTGCTGTTCAACGGCGACGGCCACGACTACCCGGCGCGGCTGGCGGCCGTCGGCAAGCGCGAAGTGCGGGTCGAAGTGCTCGACCGGCAGCCGGTGGACAACGAGTCGCCGCTGCGGATCGTGCTGCTGCAGGGCATCGCGCGCGGCGAGAAGATGGACCTGATCCTGCAGAAGGCCACCGAGCTGGGCGTGGCCGCGATCGTGCCGGTCTCGGGCGAACGCACCGAAGTGCGCCTGGACGCCGAACGCGCGGAGAAGCGGCTGGCGCACTGGCGCAGCGTGGTCGAGTCGGCCTGCGAGCAGTCCGGGCGGGCGCGGGTGCCGGCCCTGTCCGCGCCGGCCGCGCTCGACGCGGCTGCGCGCACGCTGCAGGGCGACGGCCTGCGCCTGGTGCTCGATCCGCAGGGCGAACACCGGCTGGACAGCCTGGCAAGCCCGGCGGACGCCCAGGTCTGGATCGCGATCGGGCCGGAGGGCGGCTGGTCGCCACGCGACCGCGACATCCTCCAGGCCGCCGGCTTCACCGGCCTGCGCCTGGGACCGCGCGTGCTGCGCACCGAGACCGCGGGACTGGCGGCGATCGCCGCGCTGCAGGCGCGCTTCGGCGACCTGTGA
- the bioA gene encoding adenosylmethionine--8-amino-7-oxononanoate transaminase, with translation MLTDPASTHGAAGWRDRDLAVLWHPCTQMREHPDVLPLVPVERGDGAWLVGYDGRRILDGISSWWTNLHGHAEPRIAGAIARQARTLEQVILAGFSHAPAVELAERLLAIAPRQAGRAPLAKVFYADNGSAGVEVALKMAFHWFRNRGEPARTKFVALENGYHGETLGALAVGDIPLYRRIYAPLLAEALFAPSPDAWLAAPGETAAQPAARAADALADLFDRHPGEVCAVIVEPRLQCAGGMRMHDPAYLRRVRELCDANGALLIADEIATGFGRTGTMFACEQAGIAPDLLCLSKGLTGGFLPLAAVLATQAIYDGFLDDSRERAFLHSHSYTGNPLACAAALASLDIFDSDGVLERNRGTAARMAALAAPLAAHLHVADVRQAGMVVAFELTRDGDRGTPFPAAARVGLRAYRAALERGVLLRPLGDVLYWMPPYCVDDAQLELLATVTAEAIEEATACA, from the coding sequence ATGCTAACAGACCCGGCGTCCACGCATGGTGCGGCGGGATGGCGCGACCGCGACCTCGCGGTGCTGTGGCACCCCTGCACGCAGATGCGCGAGCACCCGGACGTGCTGCCGCTGGTGCCGGTGGAACGCGGCGACGGCGCCTGGCTGGTCGGCTACGACGGCCGCCGCATCCTGGACGGGATCAGCAGCTGGTGGACCAACCTGCACGGGCACGCCGAACCGCGCATCGCCGGGGCCATCGCCCGCCAGGCGCGCACGCTGGAACAGGTCATCCTGGCCGGCTTCTCGCACGCGCCGGCGGTGGAACTGGCCGAGCGGCTGCTGGCCATCGCGCCGCGCCAGGCCGGGCGGGCGCCGCTGGCGAAGGTGTTCTACGCCGACAACGGCTCGGCCGGGGTGGAGGTGGCACTGAAGATGGCGTTCCACTGGTTCCGCAACCGCGGCGAACCGGCGCGCACGAAATTCGTTGCACTGGAAAACGGCTACCACGGCGAGACCCTCGGCGCGCTGGCGGTGGGCGACATCCCGCTGTACCGGCGCATCTATGCGCCGCTGCTGGCCGAGGCGCTGTTCGCGCCCTCGCCCGACGCCTGGCTGGCCGCGCCCGGCGAAACCGCCGCGCAGCCGGCCGCGCGCGCCGCCGATGCGCTGGCCGACCTGTTCGACCGCCACCCCGGCGAGGTCTGCGCGGTGATCGTGGAACCGCGCCTGCAATGCGCCGGCGGCATGCGCATGCACGACCCGGCCTACCTGCGCCGGGTGCGCGAGCTGTGCGACGCCAACGGCGCGCTGCTGATCGCCGACGAGATCGCCACCGGCTTCGGCCGCACCGGCACGATGTTCGCCTGCGAGCAGGCAGGCATCGCCCCGGACCTGCTGTGCCTGTCCAAGGGCCTGACCGGCGGCTTCCTGCCACTGGCCGCGGTGCTGGCCACGCAGGCGATCTACGACGGCTTCCTCGACGATTCGCGTGAGCGCGCCTTCCTCCACTCGCACAGCTACACCGGCAACCCGCTGGCCTGCGCCGCCGCGCTCGCCTCGCTGGACATCTTCGACAGCGACGGCGTGCTGGAACGCAACCGCGGCACCGCCGCGAGGATGGCGGCGCTGGCCGCGCCGCTGGCCGCGCACCTGCACGTGGCCGACGTGCGCCAGGCGGGGATGGTGGTGGCCTTCGAGCTGACCCGCGACGGTGACCGCGGCACCCCATTCCCGGCGGCGGCGCGCGTGGGCCTGCGCGCCTACCGGGCCGCGCTGGAGCGCGGCGTGCTGCTGCGTCCGCTCGGCGACGTGCTGTACTGGATGCCGCCCTACTGCGTCGACGACGCGCAGTTGGAGCTGCTGGCGACCGTCACCGCAGAGGCGATCGAGGAGGCCACCGCATGCGCCTGA
- a CDS encoding DUF962 domain-containing protein translates to MARFASFREFYPYYLSEHGNRTSRRLHFVGSCGALAFAAAALVDRNPWWLLAGLVCGYGFAWVGHFFFEKNRPATFRHPFYSFAGDWVMFKDILTGRIRF, encoded by the coding sequence ATGGCCCGGTTCGCCAGTTTCCGCGAGTTCTATCCGTACTACCTGTCCGAGCACGGCAACCGCACCTCGCGGCGGCTGCATTTCGTCGGCAGCTGCGGCGCGCTGGCATTCGCCGCCGCCGCGCTCGTCGACCGCAACCCGTGGTGGCTGCTGGCCGGGCTGGTCTGTGGCTACGGCTTCGCCTGGGTCGGGCACTTCTTCTTCGAGAAGAACCGGCCGGCGACCTTCCGCCATCCGTTCTATTCCTTCGCCGGCGACTGGGTGATGTTCAAGGACATCCTGACCGGCAGGATCCGCTTCTGA
- the cysQ gene encoding 3'(2'),5'-bisphosphate nucleotidase CysQ: MIRITADLRETVIAIARQAGAAIMEVYAGGFDVAHKDDASPLTAADLAAHRIIVEGLERLTPDLPVLSEESVDVPWQTRRHWSSYWLVDPLDGTREFVKRNGEFTVNIALVHQGAPAMGVVQAPVGGQVWHAVRGELAYRRDGHRDTVLRARAPATAPLRVAASRSHRDARTQAVLDRMGPIEEVALGSSLKFCRIAEGGLDVYPRFGPTSEWDTAAAQCVLHAAGGALLAADTGKPFRYNRRESLLNGDFIALGDPDLPWRDWL; encoded by the coding sequence ATGATCCGGATCACCGCCGACCTGCGGGAAACGGTCATCGCCATCGCCCGCCAGGCCGGCGCGGCGATCATGGAGGTCTACGCCGGCGGCTTCGACGTCGCCCACAAGGACGACGCCAGCCCGCTCACCGCCGCCGACCTGGCCGCGCACCGGATCATCGTCGAAGGACTCGAGCGGCTGACCCCGGACCTGCCGGTGCTGTCGGAGGAGTCGGTCGACGTGCCGTGGCAGACGCGCCGGCACTGGTCCAGTTACTGGCTGGTCGATCCGCTCGACGGTACCCGCGAGTTCGTCAAGCGCAACGGCGAGTTCACCGTCAACATCGCCCTCGTCCATCAGGGCGCGCCGGCGATGGGCGTGGTCCAGGCGCCGGTCGGTGGCCAAGTCTGGCATGCGGTGCGCGGCGAACTGGCTTACAGGCGCGACGGCCACCGCGACACGGTGCTGCGCGCGCGCGCGCCGGCGACCGCGCCGTTGCGGGTGGCGGCCAGCCGCTCGCACCGCGACGCCCGCACCCAGGCGGTGCTGGACCGGATGGGGCCGATCGAGGAGGTGGCGCTGGGCTCATCGCTGAAGTTCTGCCGGATCGCCGAGGGCGGGCTGGACGTGTACCCGCGCTTCGGACCGACCTCCGAATGGGACACCGCCGCGGCGCAGTGCGTGCTGCATGCGGCCGGCGGCGCGCTGCTGGCGGCCGACACCGGCAAGCCGTTCCGCTACAACCGGCGCGAGTCGCTGCTCAACGGCGACTTCATCGCCCTGGGCGACCCCGACCTGCCCTGGCGCGACTGGTTGTAG
- a CDS encoding YnfA family protein — MVTFLLFAVTALAEILGCWLVWSWLRNGGSAWLLLPATVSLAVFAWLLTLHPTATGRVYAAYGGVYVSLAIFWLWWVDGVRPTRWDLFGAALCLAGMAVIMFAPRNA, encoded by the coding sequence ATGGTCACCTTCCTGCTGTTCGCCGTCACCGCGCTGGCCGAGATCCTCGGCTGCTGGCTGGTGTGGTCGTGGCTGCGCAACGGCGGCAGCGCCTGGCTGCTGCTGCCGGCTACCGTGAGCCTGGCCGTGTTCGCCTGGCTGCTGACCCTGCACCCGACCGCGACCGGGCGCGTCTACGCCGCCTACGGCGGCGTGTACGTCAGCCTGGCGATCTTCTGGCTGTGGTGGGTCGACGGCGTGCGCCCGACCCGCTGGGACCTGTTCGGCGCGGCGTTGTGCCTGGCCGGCATGGCGGTCATCATGTTCGCGCCGCGCAACGCGTAG
- the nudE gene encoding ADP compounds hydrolase NudE: MSRHLPIVHGTTVQDAGPYRLERLDLEFANGERRRFERMVSRGHGAVVVVPMLDDETVLLVREYAAGVHRYELGLVKGRIDAGESPGQAADRELKEEAGYGARRIDVLRGMTLAPTYMNHVSWLVLARDLYPEKLPGDEPEELEVIPWKLQELEKLMLRDDFSEGRSLAALFIARAWLAAR; this comes from the coding sequence ATGAGCCGCCACCTGCCCATCGTCCATGGCACCACCGTGCAGGACGCCGGCCCGTACCGGCTGGAACGGCTGGACCTGGAGTTCGCCAACGGCGAACGCCGCCGTTTCGAGCGGATGGTCAGCCGCGGCCACGGCGCAGTGGTGGTGGTGCCGATGCTGGACGACGAAACGGTGCTGCTGGTACGCGAATACGCCGCCGGCGTGCACCGCTACGAGCTGGGCCTGGTCAAGGGCCGGATCGACGCGGGCGAAAGCCCCGGACAGGCGGCCGACCGCGAACTCAAGGAGGAAGCCGGCTACGGCGCGCGCCGCATCGACGTGCTGCGCGGCATGACCCTGGCGCCGACCTACATGAACCATGTCTCGTGGCTGGTGCTGGCGCGCGACCTGTATCCCGAGAAGCTGCCCGGCGACGAGCCGGAGGAGCTCGAAGTCATTCCCTGGAAACTGCAGGAACTGGAAAAACTGATGCTGCGAGACGATTTTTCCGAAGGCCGGTCGCTGGCCGCGCTGTTCATCGCCCGCGCCTGGCTGGCGGCCCGATGA
- the mazG gene encoding nucleoside triphosphate pyrophosphohydrolase — protein sequence MDDPTRPIDRLLSIMARLRDPQGGCPWDLEQDFSTIAPYTIEEAYEVADAIDRNDLGALKDELGDLLLQVVFHAQMASEQGAFGFDDVAAAIGGKMVRRHPHVFGDASFADAEEQTASWEAIKRAERAAAGEEDPSALAGISRGLPEWQRAVKLQSRAARTGFDWPGPEPVIAKLHEEIEEVRAEFARGEVEANRERLQDEIGDLLFVAANLARHAKVDVGAALRQANLKFERRFRAMEVLAEADGTPLPTLTLEQQDAYWDRAKRIERGQADR from the coding sequence ATGGATGATCCGACCCGCCCCATCGACCGCCTGCTCTCGATCATGGCCCGCCTGCGCGATCCGCAGGGCGGTTGCCCCTGGGACCTGGAGCAGGACTTCTCGACCATCGCGCCGTACACGATCGAGGAGGCCTACGAGGTCGCCGATGCGATCGACCGCAACGACCTGGGCGCGCTCAAGGACGAACTGGGCGACCTGCTGCTGCAGGTGGTGTTCCATGCGCAGATGGCCAGCGAGCAGGGCGCGTTCGGCTTCGACGACGTGGCCGCCGCGATCGGCGGGAAGATGGTGCGCCGGCATCCGCACGTGTTCGGCGACGCCAGCTTCGCCGACGCCGAGGAGCAGACCGCCAGCTGGGAGGCGATCAAGCGCGCCGAGCGCGCCGCCGCCGGCGAGGAAGACCCTTCGGCGCTGGCCGGCATCTCGCGCGGCCTGCCGGAATGGCAGCGCGCGGTGAAGCTGCAGTCGCGCGCCGCGCGCACCGGCTTCGACTGGCCCGGGCCGGAGCCGGTGATCGCCAAGCTGCACGAGGAGATCGAGGAGGTCCGCGCCGAGTTCGCACGGGGCGAGGTGGAAGCCAACCGCGAGCGCCTGCAGGACGAGATCGGCGACCTGCTGTTCGTGGCCGCCAACCTGGCCCGGCACGCGAAGGTCGACGTCGGCGCCGCGCTGCGCCAGGCCAACCTCAAGTTCGAGCGCCGCTTCCGTGCGATGGAAGTGCTCGCCGAGGCCGACGGCACGCCGCTGCCGACGCTGACGCTCGAGCAGCAGGACGCGTACTGGGACCGCGCCAAGCGGATCGAGCGCGGCCAGGCGGACCGGTAA